In Electrophorus electricus isolate fEleEle1 chromosome 6, fEleEle1.pri, whole genome shotgun sequence, a single genomic region encodes these proteins:
- the ccdc90b gene encoding coiled-coil domain-containing protein 90B, mitochondrial isoform X2 translates to MVYWRTLMHRLCPAQFRQHIRSCPSFIRPAFCNYLRGFHATNPAKTYDVRKVELTTLEQRKLTFDSHAFVQELESNGFEKKQAEVIVTALVALTTANMDIVYRDMVTGAHQEIALQQIMAHLDSIRKDMVILEKSEFANLRSENAKMKTELEQIKNRLFEESQKIRADAKLDINLERSRVTDMFTEQEKKLMEVNAEFHKKNAEIESSAVETTKKIDIEVASLKTLLESLKLQTVRYLAACIFSCLAIALGFHGIWK, encoded by the exons ATGGTGTACTGGAGAACACTCATGCACAGATTGTGTCCTGCTCAATTCAGACAGCATATCAGATCTTGTCCATCTTTCATACGACCTGCATTCTGTAACTACCTTAGAG GGTTCCATGCAACGAACCCTGCTAAGACATATGATGTACGAAAAGTGGAGCTGACAACACTTGAACAGAGGAAACTCACCTTCGACAGTCATGCATTTGTTCAAGAACTGGAATCTAACG ggtttgaaaagaagcaagCGGAGGTGATCGTGACAGCACTGGTGGCTCTCACAACAGCCAACATGGACATTGTATATAGAGATATGGTAACGGGAGCCCATCAG GAAATTGCACTTCAACAAATTATGGCTCATTTGGATTCTATTAGAAAGGACATGGTTATTTTGGAAAAAAGTGAATTTGCCAACTTGCGCTCAGAAAATGCA aaaatgaaaactgaGCTTGAACAAATCAAGAACAGATTGTTT GAGGAAAGTCAAAAAATCCGGGCAGATGCTAAATTGGACATCAATCTGGAGCGAAGCAGAGTCACTGACATG TTCacagaacaagagaaaaaaCTAATGGAGGTCAATGCAGAGTTCCATAAAAAG AATGCTGAAATTGAAAGTAGTGCAGTGGAAACTACCAAGAAAATAGACATAGAAGTGGCTTCATTGAAAACCCTTCTGGAATCACTCAAATTGCAGACTGTTCGATATCTTGCAG CATGCATCTTCTCCTGTTTGGCTATTGCCCTGGGTTTCCACGGTATATGGAAGTAA
- the pcf11 gene encoding pre-mRNA cleavage complex 2 protein Pcf11, whose translation MSAEAAREDACREYQSSLEDLTFNSKPHINMLTILAEENIQFTKDIVAIIEAQIAKAPPAEKLPVLYLVDSIVKNVGGDYLEVFAKNLITSFICVFEKVDENTRKSLFKLRSTWDEIFPLKKLYALDVRVNSVDPAWPIKPLPPNVNASIHVNPKFLKPTEELASPRAVTPQPQVHSKVSEKNLTQEQIIRQQLLAKQKQLLELQQKKIELELEQTKAQLAASTNHPPVGVQVPFDPVPVVSQSAPTPHTKPWPPAQAEKVSNRDPRLNRGPAISINPKEQGTYKKENPVTTTMSAPDKKGPSNTSKLMRIPKKDTSATEDKARSKSVSPSSKGILNKSRDIEGEHTKSSDVNKKDPRLRKQVNEKIDPKEEDVREKKRTSEKRERDDAIKGNEQQRSTTARAKLVNGSLNKHERLETFQKQEIKVNKANIRKRSRSRSRSPAHSPKRKERRSPKRRTRSITPPQKFGKSRQLSKHLHTEDSVQQLNTREERSTPKKSSSEQRRLKRPLEDRLPEHRDAQPQRISPAERKNLKDVKKWKSGWDENKPLKQPEPELSHGKPGPQRHKTWGSNPRPATQRTTKQHRLSVDANLQIPDVLNSASKRDLLRKASQRMADGELSQEDFLNVAHQIKQLFQYQEERQRSDSWEGSSDDGSYPSKKKHLHGHMSDAELSYLEHKSKLKRTQLQRPAHHSSPLSESVLHHKPQHEEDDPFIESSDAHKRSADAIKPFLGHDDPRRNDRPPPQTGTTFRNTPSPVNCDIISGKSSALPFERPTSPMELDQLDDGEISPRFESPNSVHSGTDNDGPLSSEAPSRHDLISGPGRGGRNHSESPGQTPPHSSEGPTLQANMLRHDGPNIPPRFDGHKSSHSSYEVAHGHMGQPRPDGLSRPQPLGRYEGNTGAGRYDVPGGHGPSRYDGHSRYDAHGPNRFERPPLLKGPGRYDDHSMSHGPVRFGEPHSVGRFDGPGSGCFDGAMGHQGPGRFDGQGPVHYENSVHSNRFEGSTRFDNPHMPPGPPGGFDGPMRYPSGPVNYEGQRRIEGPGSQAGIMHFDNPVQPVPIRFDAQPSGISRYDSAPQVPPRYRGPANMQNSMRPQGQTLFDQPQGQSQGPMLNPGVPPPNFNVAPPNAFPSQPQPFHIQQNVSQASNFNVPGSTPSTFQNSYRPVAPFPTAAVGNLPQPMGVIAPPGQTFIPQNPVPFNPSSSQFVQPESHLGQMDVNDLVAKLISTGIIKPTQTDSSSESPSLPQSQSVPEEEEPEDEEQDDDENLPDLTGFVLDDMKQRYESVITKLYTGIQCYSCGMRFTASQTDVYADHLDWHYRQNRSEKDISKKITHRRWYYSLTDWIEFEEIADLEERAKSQFFEKVHEEDVQKTQEAAKEREFQSVKAAPDVVDESCEICQEQFEMYWEEEEEEWHLKNAIRVDGKTYHPSCYEDYKNTSSFVDCTPSPNKMLTENPLNAFLKQEKEGEASCSSIKEEPAEVNIDAVTVTDEVQVKLEGVTH comes from the exons ATGTCGGCCGAGGCTGCGAGGGAAGACGCCTGTCGAGAGTATCAGTCATCTCTTGAAGACTTGACTTTCAACAGCAAACCACACATCAACATGCTGACCATCCTAGCTGAGGAGAATATCCAGTTCACCAAGGATATCGTCGCAATAATTGAAGCACAAATTGCCAAG GCACCTCCTGCTGAGAAGCTCCCTGTTTTGTACTTAGTGGATTCCATAGTGAAGAATGTTGGAGGAGATTACCTTGAAGTGTTTGCTAAAAACCTAATCACTTCCTTTATATGTGTCTTTGAGAAG GTGGATGAGAACACTAGAAAAAGCCTCTTCAAATTGCGATCCACTTGGGATGAGATTTTCCCTTTGAAGAAACTGTATGCTTTAGATGTTCGTGTGAATTCTGTTGATCCCGCTTGGCCAATTAAACCGCTTCCACCAAATGTGAATGCAAGTATCCATGTGAACCCCAAATTTTTAAAGCCG ACTGAAGAACTAGCATCCCCAAGGGCTGTGACACCGCAACCACAGGTTCATTCCAAAGTCAGTGAGAAGAACTTGACACAGGAGCAAATAATAAGGCAACAATTGCTTGCTAAGCAAAAGCAGTTGCTAGAACTTCAGCAGAAGAAGAtagaacttgaacttgaacagaCAAAAGCCCAGCTG gCTGCCAGTACGAACCACCCACCTGTCGGTGTTCAAGTCCCATTTGATCCAGTACCAGTTGTCAGCCAGTCAGCTCCTACACCACACACGAAACCATGGCCTCCCGCACAGGCAGAAAAGGTGTCGAACAGAGACCCCAGGTTAAACAGAGGTCCTGCCATATCAATTAACCCAAAGGAACAAGGGACATATAAGAAGGAGAACCCAGTCACGACAACCATGAGTGCACCAGACAAAAAGGGGCCTTCAAACACAAGTAAGCTAATGAGGATACCCAAAAAAGATACCTCTGCAACTGAGGATAAAGCAAGATCCAAATCTGTCTCACCATCAAGCAAAGGTATCCTTAATAAAAGCAGAGACATTGAAGGTGAACATACAAAGTCATCAGATGTTAATAAAAAAGACCCAAGGTTAAGGAAGCAGGTGAATGAGAAGATAGACCCAAAAGAGGAAGATGTTAGGGAGAAGAAAAGGACttcagagaaaagagaaagggatgaTGCCATCAAGGGCAATGAACAGCAGAGGTCCACCACTGCTAGAGCCAAGCTTGTGAATGGCTCTCTGAATAAGCATGAACGACTTGAGACTTTTCAGAAACAGGAGATTAAAGTCAATAAAGCTAATATCAGGAAGAGGTCTCGGTCAAGATCCCGttcacctgcacattctcccaaaagaaaggaaaggCGGTCTCCAAAGCGAAGAACAAGGAGCATCACTCCACCACAAAAATTTGGAAAGAGTAGGCAATTAAgtaaacacctacacactgaggACTCTGTCCAACAATTAAACACCAGAGAGGAACGAAGCACACCTAAGAAGAGTAGTTCTGAGCAAAGGCGATTAAAAAGACCTTTAGAAGACCGGCTTCCTGAACACAGAGATGCGCAGCCACAGAGGATATCGCCTGCAGAACGTAAAAATTTGAAAGATGTCAAGAAATGGAAAAGTGGATGGGATGAAAATAAGCC TCTCAAACAGCCTGAGCCAGAACTCTCACATGGAAAACCAGGGCCtcaaagacacaaaacatgGGGCAGCAATCCAAGACCTGCAACACAACGAACAACGAAACAGCACCGTCTGAGTGTGGATGCCAACTTGCAAATACCAGATGTGCTAAATTCTGCCAGCAAACGAGATCTTTTACGGAAG GCTAGTCAAAGAATGGCTGATGGAGAGTTATCCCAGGAAGACTTCCTCAATGTGGCGCATCAAATCAAACAGCTTTTTCAATATCAAGAAGAAAGACAGAGGTCTGATTCTTGGGAGGGATCAAGTGATGATGGTTCATATCCATCTAAAAAGAAACACCTTCATGGACATATGTCTGATGCGGAACTCTCTTACTTGGAACACAAATCTAAGCTGAAAAGAACACAGCTGCAACGTCCAG CTCATCATAGCTCACCTCTAAGTGAGAGTGTGCTTCATCATAAGCCACAGCATGAAGAGGATGATCCATTCATTGAATCCTCAGATGCACACAAAAGGAGTGCTGATGCCATAAAACCATTCTTGGGGCATGATGATCCTAGAAGAAATGACAGACCACCACCTCAAACGGGAACTACTTTCAGGAATACCCCAAGTCCAGTCAACTGTGATATAATATCTGGGAAATCTTCAGCTCTGCCATTTGAAAGGCCAACATCCCCTATGGAACTGGATCAGCTTGATGATGGGGAAATCAGTCCCAGGTTTGAAAGTCCTAACAGTGTTCACTCTGGTACAGATAATGATGGTCCACTAAGTTCTGAAGCTCCTTCAAGGCATGATCTGATCTCAGGACCAGGAAGAGGTGGACGAAATCATAGTGAATCTCCTGGGCAAACTCCACCTCACTCCTCTGAGGGACCTACCTTGCAAGCGAATATGTTGAGGCATGATGGACCAAACATTCCACCACGATTTGATGGACACAAGAGTTCCCATTCTTCATATGAAGTGGCACATGGGCACATGGGACAGCCAAGACCAGATGGATTATCCAGACCTCAACCCTTGGGCAGATATGAGGGAAACACAGGTGCTGGGAGATATGATGTACCTGGTGGTCATGGACCATCTAGATATGACGGACACAGTAGATATGATGCTCACGGACCAAACAGGTTTGAGAGACCGCCGCTATTGAAAGGCCCTGGAAGATATGATGACCATTCTATGTCACATGGGCCAGTTAGGTTTGGAGAACCTCATAGTGTTGGAAGGTTTGATGGACCAGGATCAGGCTGTTTTGATGGTGCAATGGGACATCAAGGTCCTGGAAGATTTGATGGTCAAGGACCAGTGCATTATGAAAATTCAGTGCACTCAAATCGATTTGAAGGCTCCACAAGGTTTGATAATCCCCACATGCCACCAGGTCCCCCAGGAGGATTTGATGGCCCTATGAGATATCCTTCTGGACCAGTAAATTATGAAGGGCAACGAAGAATTGAAGGGCCAGGTAGTCAGGCTGGCATAATGCACTTTGACAACCCAGTGCAACCAGTACCCATAAGATTTGATGCGCAACCTTCTGGAATTTCTAGATATGACTCTGCACCCCAAGTTCCACCAAGATACCGTGGACCTGCAAATATGCAAAACTCAATGAGACCACAAGGGCAAACATTGTTTGATCAACCTCAGGGTCAGAGTCAGGGTCCAATGTTAAATCCTGGTGTCCCACCACCTAATTTCAATGTGGCACCACCAAATGCATTTCCCAGTCAACCACAACCATTTCACATCcaacaaaatgtttcacaggCATCAAACTTCAATGTGCCAGGTTCTACACCTTCAACTTTTCAGAATTCATATAGGCCTGTTGCTCCATTTCCTACTGCTGCTGTTGGAAACCTCCCTCAGCCT ATGGGTGTCATCGCACCTCCAGGTCAGACCTTCATACCACAAAACCCAGTGCCTTTCAATCCATCGA GTTCCCAGTTTGTACAGCCTGAGAGTCATCTTGGCCAAATGGATGTTAACGATCTGGTGGCTAAGCTGATTTCCACTGGTATTATCAAACCTACACAAACAGATTCCAGTAGTG AATCCCCATCACTACCTCAGTCTCAGAGTGTACCGGAAGAGGAGGAACCAGAGGACGAGGAGcaagatgatgatgaaaacCTCCCCGATTTGACTGGCTTCGTTTTAGATGACATGAAACA GAGATACGAAAGTGTTATCACCAAACTGTACACTGGAATCCAGTGCTATTCCTGTGGAATGCGCTTTACTGCTTCTCAGACTGATGTTTATGCTGATCACTTGGACTGGCACTATAGACAGAATCGATCTGAAAAGGACATCAGTAAGAAAATAACACATCGGCGCTGGTACTACAGTTTGACA GACTGGATTGAATTTGAAGAAATTGCTGATCTTGAGGAGAGAGCAAAGAGTCAATTCTTTGAAAAAGTCCATGAGGAAGATGTGCAGAAAACACAGGAAGcagccaaagagagagagttccaAAGTGTTAAAGCTGCCCCAGATGTTGTTGATGAA TCTTGTGAGATATGCCAGGAGCAGTTTGAAATGTACtgggaagaagaggaggaggagtggcaCCTGAAAAATGCCATCAGAGTTGATGGAAAG ACATATCACCCGTCATGTTATGAAGACTACAAAAAT acatcATCTTTTGTGGATTGTACACCATCACCCAATAAAATGCTGACAGAAAACCCTTTAAATGCTTTCTTAAAACAAGAGAAGGAAGGTGAGGCATCATGCTCCAGTATTAAAGAAGAACCAGCTGAGGTGAACATAGATGCTGTGACAGTAACAGATGAGGTTCAGGTTAAGTTGGAAGGAGTCACACACTAG
- the ddias gene encoding uncharacterized protein ddias codes for MTSKRVLLSCTVISLQDTRFLYPCCNFCLSRLIEECDLRSRCPKCGLRYDNKNIFGLTVFGGCLNSFFGITAGDLQRFVCSERQGLQSVQHLLTKAVEDCFIGKCFVFGFKASGLDSVLFHEHTSSQGFSTESAQFVACQIISPNGDFLGITVFAYLQRLLEACCFPHPSVSTKAVCQLQQKDSLVSSFEHTPPLCSETSCSGLTLSCLWQPTTDLVLSFSPEKTSGHSLQQLSIDGVHNELSCLVDQVKSDYGVWYTAFCTFKQCESSVEQNSRSASVNSLSTMLSMADKSDSFAAQTSLVVRDTLKPTTTMSCGLESERPPWISEMLSGRECSASFFGKSLFNYSVQNGSIDLGFDAPLSETLRGFVNRESQISKEVNMKVLGSASKCSTLERDWILPQKTNCVLLEDHMVLGCSSDIQALCSYQSALTPLHNISNIIKAKGNEKSLKRKHAKRKVLSSSKRILHTLKVSQVPKDYSVLSCGTNSKVNNLTKNSVSTICWLPNGQSGYCFEDIMQVDHAVCPEMQSQDIEKQITFGEHKDEYNCSADLFYQNDTDTNAPDVTERSDCDPEIKKCHILDISVSGPEVLSSFHFEPSLQSTPRAYPYNKCSYAQSCESSKKDSVLQCSKKLMTRTSVRVMRNHSDIRHGSKAGKTELSQTQSSDFSFKNHEASTSDSEVERNTEHELEDSVLHSNINEWSRDLFAYSF; via the exons ATGACCAGTAAACGAGTTCTCCTCAGCTGCACCGTTATATCTCTCCAGGATACTCGTTTTCTGTATCCATGCTGTAACTTTTGTCTGTCCAGATTAATAGAGGAGTGTGATTTAAG GAGCAGATGCCCAAAATGTGGCTTGAGATATGATA ACAAAAACATATTTGGTTTGACAGTTTTTGGAGGTTGTCTGAATTCCTTTTTTGGTATTACTGCTGGTGATTTGCAGAG ATTTGTTTGTTCAGAAAGACAAGGCCTTCAAAGCGTACAGCATCTACTAACAAAAGCAGTGGAAGATTGCTTTAtaggaaaatgttttgtttttggatttaaG GCTTCTGGTCTTGATAGCGTCTTATTTCATGAACACACTTCTTCACAAGGTTTCAGTACTGAATCTGCACAGTTTGTGGCTTGTCAGATAATTTCGCCAAATGGAGATTTTCTGGGTATCACTGTTTTTGCTTACTTGCAAAGGCTCCTGGAGGCTTGTTGCTTCCCACACCCTTCTGTATCCACCAAAGCTGTTTGTCAGTTGCAGCAGAAAGATTCACTGGTGAGCAGCTTTGAGCACACTCCTCCTTTATGTTCAGAAACAAGCTGTTCAGGATTAACACTTTCATGTCTATGGCAACCAACAACAGACTTGGTCTTATCCTTCTCTCCAGAAAAAACAAGTGGGCATTCTTTACAACAGCTCTCTATAGATGGAGTCCATAATGAGCTGTCTTGCCTTGTAGATCAGGTGAAAAGTGATTATGGTGTATGGTATACAGCATTTTGCACTTTCAAACAATGTGAATCAAGTGTGGAACAAAACAGCCGTTCTGCTTCAGTTAATTCCTTATCCACCATGTTGTCAATGGCTGACAAATCTGATTCATTTGCAGCACAAACTAGTTTAGTTGTACGTGATACCTTAAAACCCACAACCACCATGTCCTGTGGTCTTGAGTCTGAAAGACCTCCCTGGATATCAGAAATGTTATCTGGTAGAGAGTGCAGTGCATCTTTTTTTGGAAAGTCACTTTTTAATTACTCAGTTCAAAATGGAAGTATTGATTTGGGTTTTGATGCTCCTCTGTCAGAAACATTGAGAGGATTTGTCAACAGAGAGTCACAAATTTCAAAGGAAGTTAACATGAAGGTACTTGGATCTGCAAGCAAGTGTAGTACACTTGAAAGAGATTGGATCTTGCCCCAAAAGACTAATTGTGTTTTGCTTGAAGATCACATGGTTTTGGGTTGTTCATCAGACATTCAGGCATTGTGCTCTTATCAATCAGCTCTCACCCCATTGCACAATATCTCCAACATAATCAAAGCAAAAGGCAATGAAAAGTCACTAAAAAGAAAGCACGCAAAGAGAAAAGTACTCTCTAGTTCTAAACGTATCCTTCATACTCTAAAAGTATCGCAGGTCCCTAAGGACTATAGTGTGCTCTCATGTGGCACAAACTCAAAAGTAAATAACTTAACAAAGAACTCAGTCAGTACAATTTGTTGGTTACCAAATGGCCAAAGTGGATACTGTTTTGAGGACATCATGCAAGTAGATCATGCAGTGTGCCCTGAAATGCAAAGTCAAGACATCGAAAAACAAATCACTTTTGGTGAACACAAAGATGAATACAATTGCTCAGCAGACCTGTTTTACCAAAACGACACTGACACAAATGCTCCAGATGTCACTGAGAGGTCTGACTGTGAtccagaaataaagaaatgccATATCTTGGACATCAGTGTTTCTGGACCTGAGGTTTTGAGCTCCTTCCATTTTGAACCTTCTCTGCAATCAACCCCTAGAGCTTATCCATATAATAAGTGCTCATATGCTCAGAGCTGTGAGTCTAGCAAAAAAGACTCAGTCTTGCAATGTTCTAAGAAACTAATGACAAGAACTAGTGTCAGAGTTATGAGAAACCACAGTGATATCAGACATGGATCTAAGGCAGGAAAAACAGAATTGAGTCAAACTCAGagttctgatttttcttttaaaaatcatgaaGCTTCAACAAGTGATTCTGAGGTGGAAAGGAACACAGAACATGAGCTTGAAGACTCCGTTTTACACAGCAACATTAACGAGTGGTCCAGAGATCTTTTTGCATATTCCTTTTAA
- the ccdc90b gene encoding coiled-coil domain-containing protein 90B, mitochondrial isoform X1, with the protein MFLLRRMVYWRTLMHRLCPAQFRQHIRSCPSFIRPAFCNYLRGFHATNPAKTYDVRKVELTTLEQRKLTFDSHAFVQELESNGFEKKQAEVIVTALVALTTANMDIVYRDMVTGAHQEIALQQIMAHLDSIRKDMVILEKSEFANLRSENAKMKTELEQIKNRLFEESQKIRADAKLDINLERSRVTDMFTEQEKKLMEVNAEFHKKNAEIESSAVETTKKIDIEVASLKTLLESLKLQTVRYLAACIFSCLAIALGFHGIWK; encoded by the exons ATGTTTCTCTTAAGAAG AATGGTGTACTGGAGAACACTCATGCACAGATTGTGTCCTGCTCAATTCAGACAGCATATCAGATCTTGTCCATCTTTCATACGACCTGCATTCTGTAACTACCTTAGAG GGTTCCATGCAACGAACCCTGCTAAGACATATGATGTACGAAAAGTGGAGCTGACAACACTTGAACAGAGGAAACTCACCTTCGACAGTCATGCATTTGTTCAAGAACTGGAATCTAACG ggtttgaaaagaagcaagCGGAGGTGATCGTGACAGCACTGGTGGCTCTCACAACAGCCAACATGGACATTGTATATAGAGATATGGTAACGGGAGCCCATCAG GAAATTGCACTTCAACAAATTATGGCTCATTTGGATTCTATTAGAAAGGACATGGTTATTTTGGAAAAAAGTGAATTTGCCAACTTGCGCTCAGAAAATGCA aaaatgaaaactgaGCTTGAACAAATCAAGAACAGATTGTTT GAGGAAAGTCAAAAAATCCGGGCAGATGCTAAATTGGACATCAATCTGGAGCGAAGCAGAGTCACTGACATG TTCacagaacaagagaaaaaaCTAATGGAGGTCAATGCAGAGTTCCATAAAAAG AATGCTGAAATTGAAAGTAGTGCAGTGGAAACTACCAAGAAAATAGACATAGAAGTGGCTTCATTGAAAACCCTTCTGGAATCACTCAAATTGCAGACTGTTCGATATCTTGCAG CATGCATCTTCTCCTGTTTGGCTATTGCCCTGGGTTTCCACGGTATATGGAAGTAA